From Bifidobacterium longum subsp. longum JCM 1217, one genomic window encodes:
- the tpiA gene encoding triose-phosphate isomerase — protein sequence MASKRIPLVAGNWKMNFDHLEATYFVQKLVWLLRDAHFDFKRCEVALFPSFTSLRSVQVLVEADKLHVAYGAQSVSVTTQGAFTGDVSADMIAHLGCSYVIVGHSERRKYHPEDDANIVDQVRAVLAAGMQPILCVGESFEERRQGIELDFAVGQVRDVTRDLNEEQAAKLIVAYEPVWAIGTGMVATPQSAQDAANAIRNDLKTTFGTKVSDSIRILYGGSVTSKNAAELISQPDVDGFLIGGAALDVEELAKIARLALKSTKSRN from the coding sequence ATGGCGTCCAAACGCATTCCGTTGGTGGCCGGCAACTGGAAGATGAATTTCGACCATCTTGAAGCCACTTACTTCGTGCAGAAGCTGGTATGGCTGTTGCGTGACGCTCACTTCGACTTTAAACGCTGCGAAGTCGCGCTTTTCCCCTCGTTCACGTCATTGCGCAGCGTGCAGGTGCTGGTCGAAGCCGACAAGCTCCATGTCGCCTACGGCGCACAATCCGTTTCCGTGACCACCCAAGGTGCCTTCACCGGCGATGTGTCCGCGGACATGATCGCCCATCTCGGCTGCTCATACGTCATCGTCGGCCACTCCGAACGCCGCAAATACCATCCTGAAGATGACGCCAATATCGTCGATCAGGTACGTGCCGTGCTCGCCGCCGGCATGCAGCCGATTTTGTGCGTCGGCGAAAGCTTCGAGGAACGACGTCAAGGCATTGAACTCGATTTCGCCGTGGGCCAGGTACGAGACGTCACCCGCGATCTCAACGAAGAACAAGCCGCCAAACTCATCGTGGCCTACGAACCTGTCTGGGCCATTGGCACCGGCATGGTGGCCACTCCGCAATCCGCCCAGGATGCCGCAAACGCCATCCGCAACGATTTGAAGACCACTTTTGGCACGAAGGTATCCGATAGCATACGTATCCTGTACGGCGGATCGGTCACCTCGAAAAATGCGGCGGAACTCATTTCCCAGCCCGACGTTGACGGCTTCCTGATCGGAGGGGCGGCCCTGGACGTTGAGGAACTCGCCAAAATCGCTCGACTGGCACTGAAATCCACGAAATCACGGAACTAA
- a CDS encoding phosphoglycerate kinase, whose amino-acid sequence MKTLKDLGDLKGKRVLVRADFNVPLDGTTITDDGRIKAALPTIKTLREEGAKVILMAHLGRPKGKVVPELSLAPVAARLGELLGTNVPLAKDTYGEDAQAKVAAMNDGDVVLLENVRFNPEETSKDADERAAYAKKIAALGEAFVSDGFGVVHRAQGSNYDVAADLSAAAGLLVEKEVKALSKATENPERPFTVVLGGSKVSDKLGVIENLLDKANRLVIGGGMVFTFLKAKGYEVGTSLLEEDQLEKVKGYIETAEKNGVELVLPTDVVVNAGFPAGDTPVAPEVVAADAIPADKMGLDIGPESQKLFHDKIVDSKTVVWNGPMGVFEVPEFAAGTKAVAQGLVDATAAGAFTIVGGGDSASAVRNLGFPEDGFSHISTGGGASLEFLEGKELPGLKVLE is encoded by the coding sequence ATGAAGACACTCAAGGACCTTGGAGATCTCAAGGGCAAGCGCGTTCTGGTTCGCGCTGATTTCAATGTTCCGCTGGACGGCACCACCATCACCGATGACGGTCGAATCAAGGCTGCTCTGCCGACCATCAAGACCCTGCGCGAAGAAGGCGCCAAGGTCATCCTCATGGCCCACCTTGGCCGCCCGAAAGGCAAGGTCGTTCCTGAGCTGAGCCTGGCCCCGGTTGCCGCCCGCCTCGGCGAGCTGCTCGGCACCAACGTGCCGCTGGCCAAGGACACCTACGGCGAGGACGCTCAGGCCAAGGTCGCCGCCATGAACGATGGCGACGTTGTGCTGCTTGAGAACGTTCGTTTCAACCCGGAGGAGACCTCTAAGGACGCCGACGAACGCGCCGCTTACGCCAAGAAGATCGCCGCCCTCGGCGAGGCCTTCGTTTCCGATGGCTTCGGCGTGGTCCACCGCGCTCAGGGCTCCAACTACGACGTTGCCGCCGATCTGTCGGCCGCCGCAGGCCTGCTGGTCGAGAAGGAAGTCAAGGCCCTGTCCAAGGCCACCGAGAACCCGGAGCGTCCGTTCACCGTGGTGCTCGGCGGTTCCAAGGTCTCCGACAAGCTCGGCGTCATCGAGAACCTGCTCGACAAGGCCAACCGTCTGGTCATCGGCGGCGGCATGGTGTTCACCTTCCTCAAGGCCAAGGGCTACGAGGTCGGCACCTCCCTGCTTGAAGAGGACCAGCTTGAGAAGGTCAAGGGCTACATCGAGACCGCCGAGAAGAACGGCGTTGAGCTCGTGCTGCCGACCGACGTCGTCGTGAACGCCGGCTTCCCGGCCGGTGACACCCCGGTTGCTCCGGAAGTCGTTGCCGCCGACGCCATCCCGGCCGACAAGATGGGTCTGGACATCGGCCCGGAGTCCCAGAAGCTCTTCCACGACAAGATCGTCGACTCCAAGACCGTCGTGTGGAACGGCCCGATGGGCGTGTTCGAGGTTCCTGAGTTCGCCGCCGGCACCAAGGCCGTGGCCCAGGGTCTGGTCGACGCCACCGCAGCCGGTGCGTTCACCATCGTCGGTGGCGGCGACTCCGCCTCCGCCGTGCGCAACCTCGGCTTCCCGGAGGACGGCTTCTCCCACATCTCCACCGGTGGTGGCGCTTCCCTCGAGTTCCTCGAAGGCAAGGAGCTCCCTGGCCTGAAGGTGCTTGAGTAA
- the whiA gene encoding DNA-binding protein WhiA has translation MALLDDVKSELAAFEGDSPAAIKAQAAAMIRFGGGLRPVQNTYVIQAVFTSLDVAEWLKNTLRNTFGHEAEVNHLTRQTPNGPVETYVVLVTRNVVALALQTGLVDRRKQQVRGLPSEVVNGSIAQIKAAWRGAFMARGFLSDPGKASFLEIACPTEEAAMALCGVARRLGIQAKHRTLRSSERVTLKDPDAIERMLKLMGATRSAREWTGKRSDGEARGKANRLANFDDANMRRSAKAAAEASEKVQHAFEVLGDNIPDNLRQAGQLRIDHVDKSLEELGKIAEPQITKDAIAGRIRRLLQLAEKTEKARAAEGK, from the coding sequence TTGGCTCTTCTGGACGATGTCAAAAGCGAGTTGGCAGCCTTTGAAGGCGATTCGCCAGCCGCGATCAAGGCCCAAGCTGCGGCCATGATCCGTTTTGGCGGCGGTCTTCGACCGGTACAGAATACATACGTTATCCAAGCCGTATTCACCTCGCTTGACGTTGCAGAATGGCTGAAGAACACGTTGAGGAACACGTTCGGGCACGAAGCCGAGGTCAATCACCTCACACGTCAGACCCCGAACGGCCCTGTCGAGACCTATGTGGTGCTCGTCACCCGCAACGTAGTGGCCTTGGCTTTGCAGACCGGACTGGTCGACCGCCGCAAGCAGCAGGTCCGTGGACTGCCGTCTGAAGTGGTCAACGGATCCATCGCCCAAATCAAAGCGGCATGGCGCGGCGCCTTCATGGCCCGTGGCTTCCTGTCCGATCCCGGTAAGGCCAGCTTCCTGGAAATCGCTTGCCCCACGGAAGAGGCCGCCATGGCCCTGTGTGGCGTGGCCCGTCGTCTAGGCATCCAGGCCAAGCATCGCACGCTGCGTAGCTCCGAGCGCGTGACACTCAAGGATCCCGACGCCATCGAACGCATGCTCAAGCTCATGGGCGCCACCCGTTCGGCCCGCGAATGGACCGGCAAGCGCTCCGACGGCGAGGCCCGCGGCAAGGCCAACCGTCTGGCCAACTTCGATGACGCCAATATGCGCCGTTCCGCCAAGGCCGCCGCCGAAGCCAGCGAAAAAGTGCAGCATGCTTTCGAAGTACTCGGCGATAACATTCCGGACAACCTCCGTCAGGCCGGCCAGCTGCGCATCGATCACGTGGACAAGAGCCTCGAGGAGCTCGGCAAGATCGCCGAACCGCAAATCACCAAGGATGCGATTGCCGGCCGAATTCGCCGACTGCTTCAACTTGCCGAGAAGACGGAGAAGGCTCGCGCAGCCGAAGGCAAGTAA
- the rapZ gene encoding RNase adapter RapZ gives MNQQTTNRDTGEAAATNAPANSATSTSTPDNQPTPLDAFEVLLITGMSGAGRSHAADCVEDMGWYVVDNLPPKLLIPLVDMMTTSGSGSESGVHKLAAVIDVRSSYFDELAAVLGHLDDLGVKTRILFLDASNEVLIKRYESVRRPHPLQHGNRLVDGILEERHLLEDLKERADWVIDTSSLSIHQLSTKLYEAMLGSGPTTVAVHIFSFGFKYGMPIDADFVADVRFLPNPFWVPSLRELTGHDKPVADYVLSSKGAKEFLDAYEKAIEIALEGYAQEDKHYVTIAVGCTGGQHRSVAMSEELARRLRAHGLNVTVSAREQHKRHSS, from the coding sequence ATGAATCAACAGACAACGAACCGCGATACCGGCGAGGCGGCCGCCACGAATGCGCCGGCGAATTCCGCGACATCCACATCGACTCCGGACAACCAGCCGACCCCGCTTGATGCCTTCGAAGTGCTGCTCATCACCGGTATGTCCGGCGCAGGCCGCTCTCATGCCGCTGACTGCGTGGAAGACATGGGATGGTATGTGGTCGACAACCTGCCTCCCAAACTGCTTATCCCGCTTGTCGACATGATGACCACCTCCGGTTCCGGATCGGAGTCAGGCGTCCACAAGCTTGCCGCCGTCATCGACGTGCGCTCCAGCTATTTCGACGAGCTGGCCGCCGTGCTCGGCCATCTGGATGATCTCGGCGTCAAAACCCGTATTCTGTTCCTCGACGCCAGCAACGAAGTGCTCATCAAGCGCTACGAATCCGTGCGCCGCCCGCACCCGCTGCAGCACGGCAACCGACTGGTCGACGGCATCCTTGAGGAACGTCACCTGCTGGAAGACCTCAAGGAACGAGCCGACTGGGTCATCGACACCAGCTCCCTGAGCATCCACCAGCTGTCCACCAAACTCTACGAGGCGATGCTCGGCTCCGGCCCCACCACCGTGGCAGTACACATCTTCAGCTTCGGCTTCAAATACGGTATGCCCATCGACGCCGATTTCGTGGCCGACGTGCGTTTTCTGCCCAACCCGTTCTGGGTGCCCAGCCTGCGCGAGCTTACCGGGCACGACAAGCCGGTCGCCGACTACGTGCTTTCCAGCAAGGGAGCCAAGGAATTTCTCGACGCTTATGAGAAAGCTATCGAGATTGCGTTGGAAGGATACGCCCAGGAAGACAAGCACTACGTAACCATCGCCGTCGGCTGCACCGGTGGTCAGCACCGGTCGGTGGCGATGAGCGAAGAGCTGGCTCGCCGCTTACGCGCACATGGGCTCAACGTAACCGTTTCCGCGAGAGAACAGCACAAGCGTCACTCATCGTAA
- a CDS encoding shikimate dehydrogenase family protein, translating into MANHRCAVLGKPVAHSLSPVLHNAAYRSLKLDDWLYDKHEVGEDDLDAFLKGLDSTWAGLSLTMPLKKTIQPYGVPENLWAKELKVANTAVFDWSVAADDPAWPNGKPGIKLYNTDVIGIQLAFDHANRELGEHHTASRSGTALIIGNGNTATSALAACCMMPEIGHIVVAARHPGKNTGLKPVAEKFVNVHNPYNEIELGDDQALLEAARNATYVINTIPGHAADNVADALADAGTEPFSGLLLDVIYDPRPTKLMEAWRAHGGHAIGGEEMLLYQALVQVLLMTGIWDDDPPSDADQRLQDTTTEDDQLEIAMRKALEEAL; encoded by the coding sequence ATGGCCAATCATCGTTGCGCTGTACTCGGCAAACCCGTCGCACACTCATTGTCACCCGTGCTCCACAACGCGGCCTACCGTTCGCTGAAACTCGACGATTGGCTGTACGACAAGCACGAGGTGGGGGAAGACGACCTCGACGCTTTCCTCAAAGGCCTTGACTCGACGTGGGCTGGCCTGAGCCTGACCATGCCGTTGAAGAAGACCATCCAACCGTACGGTGTTCCGGAAAATTTGTGGGCCAAGGAACTGAAGGTGGCGAATACCGCGGTATTCGACTGGAGCGTGGCTGCCGATGATCCCGCTTGGCCGAACGGCAAGCCGGGCATCAAGCTATACAACACCGATGTCATCGGCATCCAACTCGCCTTCGACCATGCCAATCGCGAACTCGGCGAACACCACACCGCGTCGAGAAGCGGCACCGCGCTGATCATCGGCAATGGCAACACCGCCACTTCGGCGTTGGCCGCATGCTGCATGATGCCCGAAATCGGCCATATCGTCGTCGCCGCCCGCCACCCCGGAAAAAACACCGGGCTTAAACCAGTGGCCGAAAAGTTCGTCAACGTGCATAACCCGTACAACGAAATCGAATTAGGCGACGATCAGGCCCTGCTCGAGGCAGCCCGCAACGCCACCTATGTCATCAACACGATTCCCGGACACGCGGCCGACAACGTCGCGGATGCCCTCGCCGATGCCGGAACCGAGCCATTCTCCGGACTGCTGTTGGACGTGATCTACGATCCACGCCCCACCAAGCTCATGGAAGCCTGGCGCGCTCATGGCGGTCACGCCATCGGCGGCGAAGAAATGCTGCTGTACCAAGCTCTCGTACAGGTATTGCTGATGACCGGTATCTGGGATGACGACCCGCCCAGCGATGCCGACCAGCGTCTGCAGGACACCACCACCGAAGACGACCAGCTGGAGATCGCGATGCGCAAAGCTCTTGAGGAGGCGCTGTAA
- the uvrC gene encoding excinuclease ABC subunit UvrC, producing MTNDIERHSPDEWRKTAAALMSESIAVGAGETTAKVNANGAPLLGDSRDLFRPKTSDIPAKPGVYKWRDGEGRVIYVGKAKNLRNRLTNYFQPLYLLHPRTQTMVLTARSLEWTVVATELESLTLEYTWIKEFDPRFNVQFRDDKTYPYLAVSTGERIPRVWVTRSRKRRDTRYFGPYAKVWELRHSLDRLLRTFPVRTCTTNVFHKAQLTGRPCLFASIGKCSAPCVNRIEADEHRRLCEQLVGVMTGRLGRPYIAQLTRDMKEASAELEFEKAARLRDQIQMLETVVQQNAVVFDQDVDADVFGFASDELEASVHAFYVRAGSIRGERNWSVERVEDIDDADLMADLLVQVYSDAAGDNHPQSAATISTNREAIGSTQTITATDAVARAQATRERNTRQETTGRADLLAPIAPVPREIIVPVEPARREELEGWLTNLRGGAVTIRVASRGDKKQLMDRANENASQALQRSKMSRISDMGARTQAMNDVAKALGLAEAPLRIECYDISNTVGGAFQVASMVVFEDAIAKKSEYRRFAIRGKDGKGAVDDLSALYETLTRRFKHGNIAGDSGESIDAEQRVASAAGKMTTAVAAETIAANGNDNGEGGSGISGKGHAVPVGVQNDARESPPDIVQQNTNRHHFAYKPNLVVVDGGKPQVMAAAKALEDCGVNDVAVCGLAKRLEEVWVPDDDYPIILKRQSEGMYLLQRVRDESHRFAITYHRQQRRKGALRSALDEIPGIGESYQKRLLNHFGSVKAMREASVEDFEKVKGIGHAKAEALYTALHEQ from the coding sequence ATGACGAACGATATTGAGCGGCATAGTCCGGATGAGTGGCGGAAGACTGCGGCGGCGTTAATGTCGGAAAGCATAGCTGTGGGTGCCGGGGAAACGACGGCGAAGGTGAATGCGAATGGGGCACCTTTGCTGGGGGATTCTCGCGACCTGTTCCGACCCAAGACCTCGGATATTCCCGCCAAACCCGGTGTGTACAAATGGCGCGACGGGGAAGGGCGCGTCATTTATGTGGGCAAGGCAAAGAACCTGCGCAACAGGCTCACCAATTATTTCCAGCCGCTGTATCTGCTGCATCCGCGCACGCAGACCATGGTGCTGACCGCACGCAGCCTGGAGTGGACGGTCGTCGCCACCGAACTGGAATCACTGACGTTGGAATACACGTGGATCAAGGAATTCGACCCACGGTTCAACGTGCAGTTCCGCGACGACAAGACCTATCCGTATCTCGCGGTCAGCACGGGGGAGCGAATTCCGCGCGTGTGGGTCACGCGGTCGCGCAAACGGCGGGATACCCGGTATTTCGGCCCCTATGCCAAAGTGTGGGAATTGCGGCACAGTCTTGACCGGTTGCTGCGCACGTTCCCGGTACGCACCTGCACCACCAACGTGTTCCATAAGGCGCAACTGACCGGACGGCCATGCCTGTTCGCTTCCATCGGCAAATGCTCCGCACCCTGCGTGAACCGCATTGAAGCGGACGAACACCGGAGGCTGTGCGAACAGCTGGTCGGTGTGATGACCGGACGACTCGGACGGCCATACATCGCCCAGTTGACCCGCGACATGAAAGAGGCCAGCGCCGAACTCGAATTCGAGAAAGCCGCCCGACTGCGCGACCAGATCCAAATGCTGGAAACCGTGGTGCAACAGAACGCCGTCGTCTTCGACCAGGATGTGGACGCGGACGTGTTCGGCTTCGCCAGCGACGAGCTCGAAGCCTCCGTGCACGCTTTTTATGTGCGCGCCGGCTCGATTCGCGGCGAACGCAACTGGAGCGTCGAACGAGTTGAGGACATCGATGACGCCGACTTGATGGCCGACCTTCTGGTGCAGGTGTATTCGGACGCCGCCGGGGACAATCACCCCCAGTCGGCCGCGACCATCTCCACTAATCGCGAGGCCATCGGCTCCACGCAAACCATCACGGCCACGGACGCTGTGGCACGCGCCCAGGCCACCCGAGAACGCAACACCCGTCAGGAGACCACCGGGCGCGCGGACCTGCTGGCACCCATCGCACCGGTACCGCGCGAAATCATCGTGCCCGTCGAACCGGCCCGCCGTGAGGAACTCGAAGGCTGGCTGACCAATCTGCGCGGGGGAGCGGTGACCATCCGTGTGGCCTCGCGAGGCGACAAGAAGCAGCTTATGGACCGCGCCAACGAGAACGCCAGCCAAGCACTGCAACGCAGCAAGATGAGCCGCATCTCCGACATGGGCGCACGCACCCAGGCCATGAACGATGTGGCCAAGGCATTGGGACTCGCGGAAGCCCCGCTGCGCATCGAATGCTACGACATTTCGAACACTGTGGGCGGTGCCTTCCAGGTGGCCTCCATGGTGGTGTTCGAAGACGCGATCGCCAAGAAATCCGAATACCGACGCTTCGCCATCCGAGGCAAGGACGGCAAAGGCGCGGTGGATGATCTGTCCGCGCTTTACGAGACGCTCACCCGCCGCTTCAAGCACGGCAACATCGCCGGCGACTCCGGCGAAAGCATCGACGCGGAACAGCGTGTGGCCTCGGCCGCCGGCAAGATGACCACTGCCGTGGCGGCGGAGACAATCGCTGCGAACGGTAACGACAATGGTGAGGGCGGTTCCGGCATCAGTGGCAAGGGGCACGCGGTGCCGGTCGGAGTGCAGAACGATGCGCGGGAGTCCCCGCCCGACATCGTCCAGCAGAACACAAACCGGCATCACTTTGCCTACAAGCCGAACCTGGTGGTGGTCGATGGCGGCAAGCCGCAGGTCATGGCCGCCGCCAAGGCGCTTGAGGACTGTGGCGTGAACGACGTGGCCGTCTGCGGACTGGCCAAACGCTTGGAAGAGGTGTGGGTGCCGGACGACGACTATCCGATCATCCTCAAACGCCAGTCCGAAGGCATGTATCTGCTGCAGCGTGTGCGCGACGAATCCCACCGCTTCGCCATCACCTACCACCGCCAGCAGCGGCGCAAAGGCGCCCTGCGCAGCGCGCTCGACGAGATTCCCGGCATCGGCGAAAGCTACCAGAAGCGGCTGCTCAACCACTTCGGCTCGGTCAAAGCCATGCGCGAAGCCAGTGTCGAGGACTTCGAGAAGGTCAAAGGCATCGGCCACGCCAAAGCCGAAGCGCTGTACACCGCGCTGCACGAGCAGTGA
- the uvrA gene encoding excinuclease ABC subunit UvrA produces MQTGARRATSATGAKTGKGKNGEVIVEKVMTSDSFLSREIKKAPLIEHDGSLVADISHIPNDLKITIQGAREHNLKNVDLAIPRNRMVVFTGLSGSGKSSLAFDTLFAEGQRRYVESLSAYARQFLGQMDKPDVDFIEGLSPAVSIDQKTTNRNPRSTVGTITEIYDYLRLLFARTGIPHCPECGEPVASQTPQQIVDTLLGYPERTRFQILAPVVKGRKGEFVDMIELLRSDGYARALIDGEMTQLSDDIKLTKQKKHTIEVVVDRLVVKDGIRQRLTDSVETALKLANGSIVIDFVDEEEGSPARRQPFSEHRSCPNGHTLELDEVEPRTFSFNAPYGACPACTGLGFKLEIDPDLIISDPDKSLADGVIEPWSGTKMTSQYYGHILEGLAKEMGFSMKTPWKGLPDDVKHDILYGHDFKVNVSYRNRWGRLREYSTGFEGVIRTLMRRHDETDSQSMREYYESYMREVPCQVCHGRRLKPEVLAVTVDGKSIFDVCDMPVVRELAWINGLELEGSAQLIAGEVLKEIKARLGFLNDVGLDYLTLSRAAATLSGGEAQRIRLATQIGSGLVGVMYVLDEPSIGLHQRDNERLIETLHHLRDLGNTLIVVEHDEDTIRRADWVVDIGPGAGEHGGEVIYSGPAKHLIEAKRSITGDYIAHRREIAVPAKRRKIHKTQVLKVVGARENNLKNIDVSFPLGVLTVVTGVSGSGKSSLVNTILYPVLADKLNGARIVPGRHTRVEGVDQVRKVIHVDQNPIGRTPRSNPATYTGVWDKIRTLFAKTPEAQVRGYGPGRFSFNVKGGRCEACHGDGTLKIEMNFLPDVYVDCEVCHGKRYNRETLEVTYNGKTVADILNMPIEEAADFFKAYTGISRYLKTLVDVGLGYIRLGQPAPTLSGGESQRVKLATELQRRSDGKTVYILDEPTTGLHFEDVNKLLKVLQSLVDKGNTVIVIEHNLDVIKEADWLIDLGPEGGDGGGTIVTQGTPEQVAECEASWTGKFLKPML; encoded by the coding sequence ATGCAGACTGGCGCAAGGCGCGCAACAAGCGCAACGGGCGCGAAAACCGGCAAGGGCAAGAACGGTGAGGTCATCGTCGAAAAGGTGATGACCAGCGACTCCTTCCTGAGCCGGGAGATCAAAAAGGCGCCGCTGATTGAACACGATGGTTCGCTGGTAGCTGATATCTCGCACATCCCGAACGATCTCAAGATCACGATTCAGGGTGCGCGCGAACACAACCTCAAGAACGTCGACCTGGCGATTCCGCGCAATCGCATGGTCGTGTTCACAGGCCTGTCCGGTTCGGGCAAATCCTCGCTCGCGTTTGACACCCTGTTCGCCGAAGGCCAGCGACGCTACGTCGAATCCCTATCCGCCTACGCCCGCCAGTTCCTGGGTCAGATGGACAAGCCCGACGTTGACTTCATCGAGGGCCTGAGCCCGGCCGTCTCCATCGACCAGAAGACCACCAACCGCAACCCGCGTTCTACCGTCGGCACCATCACCGAAATCTACGATTACCTGCGACTGCTCTTCGCCCGCACCGGCATCCCTCACTGCCCTGAATGCGGCGAGCCCGTCGCCTCCCAGACCCCGCAGCAGATCGTCGACACACTGCTCGGCTACCCGGAGCGCACGCGATTCCAGATTCTCGCGCCCGTGGTCAAGGGCCGCAAGGGCGAGTTCGTGGATATGATCGAGCTGCTGCGCTCCGACGGCTACGCCCGCGCGCTCATCGACGGCGAGATGACGCAGCTGTCCGACGACATCAAACTCACCAAGCAGAAGAAGCACACCATCGAGGTCGTGGTCGACCGACTCGTGGTCAAGGACGGCATCCGCCAACGCCTGACCGACTCGGTGGAAACCGCCCTCAAGCTCGCCAACGGCAGCATCGTCATCGACTTCGTGGACGAGGAGGAAGGCAGCCCGGCCCGCCGCCAGCCGTTCTCCGAACACCGCAGCTGCCCGAACGGGCACACGCTCGAACTCGACGAGGTCGAGCCGCGCACCTTCTCCTTCAACGCCCCCTACGGTGCCTGCCCCGCCTGCACCGGTCTCGGCTTCAAACTGGAAATCGACCCGGACCTCATCATCTCCGACCCGGACAAGTCACTGGCCGACGGCGTCATCGAACCGTGGAGCGGCACCAAGATGACCTCCCAGTACTACGGCCACATCCTCGAAGGTCTGGCCAAGGAAATGGGCTTCTCCATGAAGACCCCTTGGAAGGGCCTGCCGGACGACGTCAAGCACGACATCCTCTACGGCCACGACTTCAAGGTCAACGTCTCCTACCGCAATCGCTGGGGACGCCTGCGCGAATACTCCACCGGCTTCGAAGGCGTGATCCGCACGCTCATGCGACGCCACGACGAAACCGATTCGCAGTCCATGCGCGAATACTACGAGTCGTACATGCGCGAAGTGCCCTGCCAGGTCTGCCACGGACGCCGTCTGAAGCCCGAAGTGCTCGCTGTCACTGTGGACGGAAAATCCATCTTCGACGTGTGCGACATGCCCGTCGTACGCGAACTCGCCTGGATCAACGGCCTGGAACTCGAAGGCTCGGCACAGCTGATCGCCGGCGAAGTGCTCAAGGAGATCAAGGCCCGACTCGGCTTCCTGAACGACGTCGGCCTCGACTACCTGACCCTCTCGCGCGCGGCCGCCACCCTGTCCGGCGGAGAAGCGCAGCGCATCCGACTCGCCACGCAGATCGGCTCCGGTCTGGTCGGCGTCATGTACGTGCTCGACGAGCCGTCCATCGGCCTGCACCAGCGTGACAACGAACGCCTCATCGAAACCCTGCACCACCTGCGCGATCTCGGCAACACGCTGATTGTCGTCGAACACGACGAGGACACGATACGCCGCGCCGACTGGGTGGTCGACATCGGCCCCGGCGCCGGCGAACACGGCGGCGAAGTCATCTACTCCGGCCCCGCCAAGCACCTCATAGAAGCCAAGCGCTCCATCACCGGCGACTACATCGCCCACCGGCGAGAGATCGCCGTGCCCGCCAAGCGCCGCAAGATCCACAAGACCCAGGTGCTCAAAGTCGTGGGTGCCCGCGAGAACAACCTCAAGAACATCGACGTGAGCTTCCCGCTCGGCGTGCTCACCGTGGTCACCGGCGTCTCCGGCTCCGGCAAATCCTCGCTGGTCAACACGATCCTCTACCCGGTGCTCGCCGACAAGCTCAACGGTGCACGCATCGTACCCGGCCGCCACACGCGCGTGGAAGGCGTGGACCAGGTGCGCAAGGTGATCCACGTCGACCAGAACCCGATCGGCCGCACGCCGCGATCCAACCCCGCCACCTACACCGGTGTGTGGGACAAGATCCGCACCCTGTTCGCCAAGACTCCCGAAGCCCAGGTGCGCGGCTACGGCCCCGGCCGCTTCAGTTTCAACGTCAAAGGCGGCCGATGTGAGGCCTGCCACGGTGACGGCACGCTGAAGATCGAAATGAACTTCCTGCCCGACGTCTACGTGGACTGCGAGGTCTGCCACGGCAAACGATACAACCGCGAGACCCTCGAAGTCACGTACAACGGCAAGACCGTGGCCGACATCCTCAACATGCCCATCGAGGAGGCCGCCGACTTCTTCAAGGCGTACACCGGCATCTCCCGATACCTGAAGACCCTCGTGGACGTCGGCCTCGGCTACATCCGACTCGGCCAGCCCGCACCCACCCTGTCCGGCGGTGAATCGCAGCGCGTCAAGCTTGCCACCGAGCTGCAGCGCCGATCCGACGGCAAAACCGTGTACATCCTCGACGAGCCGACCACCGGCCTGCACTTCGAAGACGTGAACAAGCTGCTCAAGGTGCTGCAGTCCCTGGTGGACAAGGGCAATACGGTCATCGTCATCGAACATAATCTGGATGTGATCAAGGAGGCCGACTGGCTGATCGATCTCGGTCCGGAGGGCGGCGACGGAGGCGGCACCATCGTCACGCAGGGCACGCCCGAACAGGTTGCCGAATGCGAAGCCTCATGGACCGGCAAGTTCCTGAAACCCATGCTTTAG